One window from the genome of Dermacentor silvarum isolate Dsil-2018 chromosome 7, BIME_Dsil_1.4, whole genome shotgun sequence encodes:
- the LOC125947208 gene encoding uncharacterized protein LOC125947208 — MNGIRSGLQKAVVKAPNQDILHYACCSYGDLVDCLEPVLTPCEKVRGKEFTLKLMENVFGEALELVCGNYKRESEACKHLPKLPALGPKDSKLESYIELLIETATTFGRRS, encoded by the exons ATGAATGGGATCCGTAGCGGTCTGCAGAAGGCCGTTGTCAAGGCGCCTAACCAGGACATCCTCCACTACGCATGCTG CTCGTACGGTGATCTGGTTGACTGCCTCGAGCCGGTGCTGACGCCTTGCGAAAAGGTCAGGGGCAAGGAGTTCACGCTCAAATTGATGGAGAATGTGTTCGGGGAGGCCCTGGAGCTGGTGTGTGGAAACTACAAAAGGGAATCCGAGGCCTGCAAACATCTGCCGAAGCTGCCTGCGCTTGGTCCGAAAGATAGCAAGCTCGAGAGCTACATTGAGCTCCTCATTGAGACTGCCACCACATTCGGCCGCAGAAGTTAG